From the Oryza glaberrima chromosome 5, OglaRS2, whole genome shotgun sequence genome, one window contains:
- the LOC127774438 gene encoding uncharacterized protein LOC127774438 isoform X4, protein MEAVDKEVAVHYQYTRCTPMKSNMSGSKVRRIPTIYLMDAHLNGQVLKSAELYNSETGHWETLADMNLARRLSSSFFLDGFYRCKVCPSSSCRLDDS, encoded by the exons ATGGAAGCAGTGGATAAAGAAGTTGCAGTTCATTATCAATATACAAG ATGCACTCCAATGAAATCAAACATGTCAGGCAGCAAGGTGAGGAGAATACCAACCATTTACTTAATGGATGCTCATTTG AATGGACAGGTGCTGAAATCTGCCGAGCTGTACAATTCCGAGACTGGTCATTGGGAAACTTTGGCAGACATGAACTTGGCGAGGAGACTCTCATCCAGTTTCTTCTTGGATGGTTTCTACAG ATGTAAGGTTTGTCCATCCTCTTCGTGTCGCCTTGATGATTCATGA
- the LOC127774438 gene encoding uncharacterized protein LOC127774438 isoform X9, which yields MEAVDKEVAVHYQYTRCTPMKSNMSGSKNGQVLKSAELYNSETGHWETLADMNLARRLSSSFFLDGFYRCKVCPSSSCRLDDS from the exons ATGGAAGCAGTGGATAAAGAAGTTGCAGTTCATTATCAATATACAAG ATGCACTCCAATGAAATCAAACATGTCAGGCAGCAAG AATGGACAGGTGCTGAAATCTGCCGAGCTGTACAATTCCGAGACTGGTCATTGGGAAACTTTGGCAGACATGAACTTGGCGAGGAGACTCTCATCCAGTTTCTTCTTGGATGGTTTCTACAG ATGTAAGGTTTGTCCATCCTCTTCGTGTCGCCTTGATGATTCATGA
- the LOC127774438 gene encoding F-box/kelch-repeat protein At5g60570-like isoform X8 gives MHSNEIKHVRQQGSFDEIAIVAGGCDKNGQVLKSAELYNSETGHWETLADMNLARRLSSSFFLDGFYRVMYSLPRVRIAFFSRWSIQM, from the exons ATGCACTCCAATGAAATCAAACATGTCAGGCAGCAAG GAAGCTTTGATGAAATTGCTATTGTCGCTGGTGGGTGTGATAAGAATGGACAGGTGCTGAAATCTGCCGAGCTGTACAATTCCGAGACTGGTCATTGGGAAACTTTGGCAGACATGAACTTGGCGAGGAGACTCTCATCCAGTTTCTTCTTGGATGGTTTCTACAG GGTAATGTATAGTCTGCCTAGAGTAAGAATTGCATTTTTTTCGAGATGGAGTATACAG ATGTAA
- the LOC127774438 gene encoding F-box/kelch-repeat protein At5g60570-like isoform X2 produces the protein MEAVDKEVAVHYQYTRCTPMKSNMSGSKVRRIPTIYLMDAHLNGQVLKSAELYNSETGHWETLADMNLARRLSSSFFLDGFYRVMYSLPRVRIAFFSRWSIQM, from the exons ATGGAAGCAGTGGATAAAGAAGTTGCAGTTCATTATCAATATACAAG ATGCACTCCAATGAAATCAAACATGTCAGGCAGCAAGGTGAGGAGAATACCAACCATTTACTTAATGGATGCTCATTTG AATGGACAGGTGCTGAAATCTGCCGAGCTGTACAATTCCGAGACTGGTCATTGGGAAACTTTGGCAGACATGAACTTGGCGAGGAGACTCTCATCCAGTTTCTTCTTGGATGGTTTCTACAG GGTAATGTATAGTCTGCCTAGAGTAAGAATTGCATTTTTTTCGAGATGGAGTATACAG ATGTAA
- the LOC127774438 gene encoding F-box/kelch-repeat protein At5g60570-like isoform X5, which yields MHSNEIKHVRQQVVLFASGSFDEIAIVAGGCDKNGQVLKSAELYNSETGHWETLADMNLARRLSSSFFLDGFYRVMYSLPRVRIAFFSRWSIQM from the exons ATGCACTCCAATGAAATCAAACATGTCAGGCAGCAAG TAGTGCTCTTTGCCTCAGGAAGCTTTGATGAAATTGCTATTGTCGCTGGTGGGTGTGATAAGAATGGACAGGTGCTGAAATCTGCCGAGCTGTACAATTCCGAGACTGGTCATTGGGAAACTTTGGCAGACATGAACTTGGCGAGGAGACTCTCATCCAGTTTCTTCTTGGATGGTTTCTACAG GGTAATGTATAGTCTGCCTAGAGTAAGAATTGCATTTTTTTCGAGATGGAGTATACAG ATGTAA
- the LOC127774438 gene encoding F-box/kelch-repeat protein At5g60570-like isoform X7, producing the protein MEAVDKEVAVHYQYTRCTPMKSNMSGSKNGQVLKSAELYNSETGHWETLADMNLARRLSSSFFLDGFYRVMYSLPRVRIAFFSRWSIQM; encoded by the exons ATGGAAGCAGTGGATAAAGAAGTTGCAGTTCATTATCAATATACAAG ATGCACTCCAATGAAATCAAACATGTCAGGCAGCAAG AATGGACAGGTGCTGAAATCTGCCGAGCTGTACAATTCCGAGACTGGTCATTGGGAAACTTTGGCAGACATGAACTTGGCGAGGAGACTCTCATCCAGTTTCTTCTTGGATGGTTTCTACAG GGTAATGTATAGTCTGCCTAGAGTAAGAATTGCATTTTTTTCGAGATGGAGTATACAG ATGTAA
- the LOC127774438 gene encoding F-box/kelch-repeat protein At5g60570-like isoform X6, which yields MHSNEIKHVRQQVLFASGSFDEIAIVAGGCDKNGQVLKSAELYNSETGHWETLADMNLARRLSSSFFLDGFYRVMYSLPRVRIAFFSRWSIQM from the exons ATGCACTCCAATGAAATCAAACATGTCAGGCAGCAAG TGCTCTTTGCCTCAGGAAGCTTTGATGAAATTGCTATTGTCGCTGGTGGGTGTGATAAGAATGGACAGGTGCTGAAATCTGCCGAGCTGTACAATTCCGAGACTGGTCATTGGGAAACTTTGGCAGACATGAACTTGGCGAGGAGACTCTCATCCAGTTTCTTCTTGGATGGTTTCTACAG GGTAATGTATAGTCTGCCTAGAGTAAGAATTGCATTTTTTTCGAGATGGAGTATACAG ATGTAA
- the LOC127774438 gene encoding F-box/kelch-repeat protein At1g74510-like isoform X3, whose protein sequence is MHSNEIKHVRQQGEENTNHLLNGCSFGSFDEIAIVAGGCDKNGQVLKSAELYNSETGHWETLADMNLARRLSSSFFLDGFYRVMYSLPRVRIAFFSRWSIQM, encoded by the exons ATGCACTCCAATGAAATCAAACATGTCAGGCAGCAAGGTGAGGAGAATACCAACCATTTACTTAATGGATGCTCATTTG GAAGCTTTGATGAAATTGCTATTGTCGCTGGTGGGTGTGATAAGAATGGACAGGTGCTGAAATCTGCCGAGCTGTACAATTCCGAGACTGGTCATTGGGAAACTTTGGCAGACATGAACTTGGCGAGGAGACTCTCATCCAGTTTCTTCTTGGATGGTTTCTACAG GGTAATGTATAGTCTGCCTAGAGTAAGAATTGCATTTTTTTCGAGATGGAGTATACAG ATGTAA
- the LOC127774438 gene encoding F-box/kelch-repeat protein At5g60570-like isoform X1: protein MHSNEIKHVRQQGEENTNHLLNGCSFVLFASGSFDEIAIVAGGCDKNGQVLKSAELYNSETGHWETLADMNLARRLSSSFFLDGFYRVMYSLPRVRIAFFSRWSIQM from the exons ATGCACTCCAATGAAATCAAACATGTCAGGCAGCAAGGTGAGGAGAATACCAACCATTTACTTAATGGATGCTCATTTG TGCTCTTTGCCTCAGGAAGCTTTGATGAAATTGCTATTGTCGCTGGTGGGTGTGATAAGAATGGACAGGTGCTGAAATCTGCCGAGCTGTACAATTCCGAGACTGGTCATTGGGAAACTTTGGCAGACATGAACTTGGCGAGGAGACTCTCATCCAGTTTCTTCTTGGATGGTTTCTACAG GGTAATGTATAGTCTGCCTAGAGTAAGAATTGCATTTTTTTCGAGATGGAGTATACAG ATGTAA